TGCACTTTCTCATGTACTATGAAAAAGAGTAAATATGACAATGGATGTTTTCCATTGAAGTCATGAAATGATGTTTGTAAGATGGCCTTCCTGTGAGGAGAAGGGCAGACGATTTGCAACTCCTGGCTGCACGGTACACTATCACTCCACTAGTAAAGTGCAATCGGATCCAGTTGAAGACCATCCACAGGGTATGGCATGGCAATGCCACCAATACCAAAGcacccccagaccatcacatttcAAGTGTTCCCTGAGCAGCTTTTCATCCTCCCTCCAGTGTCTTTGATCTTTTACTCTTAGTGGTCAGTCTTTTTAGAGCTTTCTGGGGCTTCCTCCCTGTTCAAGATGAGACTGATATTTTGTGGGCGCTATTTAATAAAGCTGCCAACTTGACGACCTGTGAAGCATCTGTTTCTCAAAGTAAAGACTGATGGCTCTTGCAATAGATGTAGCCAGGGGCCTCGCTCTTCTCCTGCTGTCCTGGTTAGGACCAGTTTTCAATGTTCTGTGAAGGAAGTAGTCCAAACCACTGATAAGACATCTCCAGTTTCTTGCCTATGTTTTACATGGAATAGCCATAAACAATAGACTGACAAGTTTGTGAGGAAaccgctttctttctttcccccttcaGACCATCCTCAAGTCAAAGAGGACCAGCTGTATTGCTCACATGGGATAGTGGCGTTCAGCTAGGCAAATATCATTGCAAAAAGGTTTTCTAATGATGAAGAATCATGTTTTTGTCCAGGTTTCAAAATGTCTTTGATCTTAAATCGTGATTGTTATTCAAAAACAGGTCAGCCCCATGTTCCCATTTCCATTGCCAAGCACTGTATCTATATCGGTCTCAATTggttaaaaacatgtttatcaaTGAATAAATGATCAGCATTGTATGGTCAAACATGTTTATCAATGAATAAATGATCAGCATTGTATGGTCAAACATGTTTATCAATGAATAAATGATCAGCATTGTATGGTCAAACGTTTGGAAATGTGGCCCACCGTTTCACGTCTGTGTCTCTAGGTCTAGGAGATGTCTGGAGAAAAGAAATGACCGCATCATACTGTTCAGCTCCAGCTTTTGGTCGAtttaaacacaaatgaatgactTCGTTTTAGAAATAGCTTGATAACACTGCATTAACAGAATATTTATTAAGTGTAGTGGGAAATTGACTGTAAAAGGTACATGACCTAATACATTATGAATGCCTTAAGTTGGAGGAAAAATCCGGTACAAGATTAAAGAGAAATGGGAAATGTGCTGCAAAACATCAACTTCACAGGCTGAATAGTCATCAGCCAGGACTGTGAGTGGGAAATGTGTACTTCTAATCATCTGCTGCATGATCTTCATCTTTAAGTCTGTGAGAGTCATTAGCTAATGATGGCCTCCCTTTACCACCAAAGTGTTGCACAAATTCTGCAAGGCTGTAGACTTTTCCCCAGCCAATCTGGGCGTCCATACTGATGAAGGAATCCAAGTTCATTTTAGACTCTGCAAAATATCAAACAGACTGAGATGTAACCCTGTTGTATGTgatgtttaaataaataaaacatcgtATGCAGCCCACCATACTGAAACGTCATACCTGCTGTCTCTAAGCAGGGGTATGAGGGTGGAAGCATTCTCCAATGGCCAACCTCATCTTTCATGTGTGAGCGATCAGAAGCAAAGCTACTCAGGAAGGTTTCAGCAGGAATAACTCTCAGTTTCCTATAAAACACAACTGAAGTGAATATTAGACAGCTTAAATGAAGTGTACGTGCAAATGAGTTTGGAATGCTTCTTCTTGCTGTACCTCCAGTAAGATTCCTTCAGACCGTGATCTGACCGGAAGGCCTCCTTTTCATACAAGCTCAGTGGGCAGGGGAAAGGAAGTGTGGTGTCCAGATCATAAACGTAGCTCTCTCTGTTCCCGGTATGCAGTAGTATGACATGGTAATCCTCAACACAGAaatgcaacacacaaacaaatgcaatcATTTGTCTCATGTCCGTTTATAAAATAGACTTTATAAAATCTTCGTTCTTACCCACACTACGGGCTGATCTCTGCGACAGGATTTTTGCTTCCAGAGAGGAACCTgtacagacacaacacattgCTCTACATCAGACACTGACACCAGATGAACACTTTGGACCCAAAGCTAGTGAAGGTTAACTTACCATTCTCCTTTCATTAGATATGAAAACTGCATACACATCTTGAATGCAGTGTTGAGGTTGTGCTTTGATATATTCACAGAGTTTCCAAATATTTTCCTCACTGAAAAGGACG
The sequence above is drawn from the Clupea harengus chromosome 19, Ch_v2.0.2, whole genome shotgun sequence genome and encodes:
- the wdyhv1 gene encoding protein N-terminal glutamine amidohydrolase isoform X2; its protein translation is MNKQDLSFEYVIITPSKEDCVYTSCYCEENIWKLCEYIKAQPQHCIQDVYAVFISNERRMVPLWKQKSCRRDQPVVWDYHVILLHTGNRESYVYDLDTTLPFPCPLSLYEKEAFRSDHGLKESYWRKLRVIPAETFLSSFASDRSHMKDEVGHWRMLPPSYPCLETAESKMNLDSFISMDAQIGWGKVYSLAEFVQHFGGKGRPSLANDSHRLKDEDHAADD
- the wdyhv1 gene encoding protein N-terminal glutamine amidohydrolase isoform X1 gives rise to the protein MTRQRKIVERRGHGAMPGGGGCRHGHPLTKQRFLACANVVRRKRSPNNITPPLGQKWWLGFTRGHLAELSIWTPDIFDCQRVIFRRKWTVESEENIWKLCEYIKAQPQHCIQDVYAVFISNERRMVPLWKQKSCRRDQPVVWDYHVILLHTGNRESYVYDLDTTLPFPCPLSLYEKEAFRSDHGLKESYWRKLRVIPAETFLSSFASDRSHMKDEVGHWRMLPPSYPCLETAESKMNLDSFISMDAQIGWGKVYSLAEFVQHFGGKGRPSLANDSHRLKDEDHAADD